One segment of Panicum virgatum strain AP13 chromosome 3K, P.virgatum_v5, whole genome shotgun sequence DNA contains the following:
- the LOC120700072 gene encoding uncharacterized protein LOC120700072 isoform X2: MTPVRRRIEIDCQEVFTGPSSPDRKASVFFASPTARPEKRHGALYPTRRLWGLRGKLEQRRRERCPGAVAGDGAPRRVTRAAAKGDEREGEWEGTSASAAKKSRKLDIEKEDALLHMLGEVNKSLQASLKSGEPVQVPEGTSPEEIFEALRGYPDWPVPTCCEPIVCLSGMIAGSDLLWHSPKTCGRNGCLWKLEAHEAY; the protein is encoded by the exons ATgacgcccgtgcgccgccggatCGAGATCGACTGCCAGGAGGTTTTCAccggcccctcctcccccgACCGCAAGGCCAGCGTCTTCTTCGCGTCCCCGACCGCGAGGCCCGAGAAGCGGCATGGGGCCCTCTACCCCACCCGGAGGCTCTGGGGCCTGCGCGGGAAGCTCGAGCAGCGGCGCCGCGAGCGCTGCCCCGGCGCGGTCGCGGGCGACGGGGCGCCCCGCCGGGTgacgcgcgcggccgcgaag GGAGATGAGCGCGAAGGGGAATGGGAAGGTACCTCTGCATCCGCTGCAAAGAAATCACGCAAGCTTG ATATTGAGAAAGAAGATGCACTTCTCCACATGCTTGGTGAAGTCAACAAATCACTTCAAGCATCTTTGAAGTCTGGTGAACCTGTACAGGTGCCAGAAGGCACCTCCCCTGAAGAAATCTTTGAAGCGCTCAGAGGATACCCAGATTGGCCTGTGCCGACCTGCTGCGAGCCTATAGTATGCTTATCCGGGATGATCGCCGGTTCAGATCTCTTATGGCACTCCCCAAAAACATGTGGAAGGAATGGCTGCTTATGGAAATTGGAAGCACATGAGGCTTATTGA
- the LOC120700072 gene encoding uncharacterized protein LOC120700072 isoform X1 codes for MTPVRRRIEIDCQEVFTGPSSPDRKASVFFASPTARPEKRHGALYPTRRLWGLRGKLEQRRRERCPGAVAGDGAPRRVTRAAAKADDVGECLFQGDEREGEWEGTSASAAKKSRKLDIEKEDALLHMLGEVNKSLQASLKSGEPVQVPEGTSPEEIFEALRGYPDWPVPTCCEPIVCLSGMIAGSDLLWHSPKTCGRNGCLWKLEAHEAY; via the exons ATgacgcccgtgcgccgccggatCGAGATCGACTGCCAGGAGGTTTTCAccggcccctcctcccccgACCGCAAGGCCAGCGTCTTCTTCGCGTCCCCGACCGCGAGGCCCGAGAAGCGGCATGGGGCCCTCTACCCCACCCGGAGGCTCTGGGGCCTGCGCGGGAAGCTCGAGCAGCGGCGCCGCGAGCGCTGCCCCGGCGCGGTCGCGGGCGACGGGGCGCCCCGCCGGGTgacgcgcgcggccgcgaag GCTGATGATGTCGGCGAATGCCTGTTTCAGGGAGATGAGCGCGAAGGGGAATGGGAAGGTACCTCTGCATCCGCTGCAAAGAAATCACGCAAGCTTG ATATTGAGAAAGAAGATGCACTTCTCCACATGCTTGGTGAAGTCAACAAATCACTTCAAGCATCTTTGAAGTCTGGTGAACCTGTACAGGTGCCAGAAGGCACCTCCCCTGAAGAAATCTTTGAAGCGCTCAGAGGATACCCAGATTGGCCTGTGCCGACCTGCTGCGAGCCTATAGTATGCTTATCCGGGATGATCGCCGGTTCAGATCTCTTATGGCACTCCCCAAAAACATGTGGAAGGAATGGCTGCTTATGGAAATTGGAAGCACATGAGGCTTATTGA